One genomic region from Macellibacteroides fermentans encodes:
- a CDS encoding ADP-ribosylglycohydrolase family protein: MKKTFFPAACAAALLCVSVGCTSPGASGNKQLPAKVTLTKEVLMDKIKGGWAGQTIGCSFGGPTEFKYNGTMIQDYVPIEWDDDRIAWWYDNFPGLYDDVYMDLTFVEVFDRLGLDAPADSFAMAFATAGYTLWHANQSARYNILQGIMPPQSGHWLNNPHADDIDYQIEADYAGLMTPGMPNTASAISDKIGHIMNYGDGWYGGVYVGAMYSLAFVSDDVEYVVTEALKTIPQQSTFYQCMADVIKWHKQYPDDWKQTWFECEKKWSQDIGCPDGVFVPLNIDAVINSAYIVIGLLYGEGDFYKTMDISTRCGQDSDCNPASAAGILGTMIGYDRIPEYWRKGLTKVEDRAFSYTDISLNKAYQMSFDQALQVVQQNGGSVAGDSVTIVCQLPEPVRYEKAFENLYPVTKQTINKPIDQVGEVVFEGTGVVFKGYLQCADATYVGKAEMRIDGELVETVNLPASYTTRRNDLFWKYQLPKGKHTVTFSWLNPRKDASINYTEAVIYSDSPNKIVHQPAAK, from the coding sequence ATGAAAAAAACCTTCTTTCCGGCTGCTTGTGCGGCAGCTTTATTGTGTGTTTCTGTGGGATGTACCTCTCCGGGTGCATCGGGTAATAAACAATTGCCGGCCAAGGTCACTCTTACCAAAGAGGTCCTGATGGACAAGATTAAAGGCGGATGGGCCGGACAAACCATCGGCTGCAGTTTTGGCGGACCAACGGAGTTTAAATACAATGGTACCATGATTCAGGATTATGTCCCCATCGAGTGGGACGACGACCGCATTGCCTGGTGGTACGATAACTTTCCCGGCTTGTACGACGATGTATATATGGATCTTACCTTTGTTGAGGTATTCGACAGATTGGGGCTGGATGCGCCTGCCGATTCCTTTGCCATGGCTTTTGCCACGGCCGGTTACACGCTGTGGCATGCAAACCAGTCGGCACGCTACAACATCCTTCAGGGGATTATGCCTCCCCAATCCGGTCATTGGCTTAACAATCCTCATGCGGATGATATCGATTATCAGATTGAAGCAGACTATGCCGGTTTAATGACGCCGGGTATGCCTAACACGGCTTCGGCTATCTCGGATAAGATAGGACACATTATGAACTATGGCGACGGATGGTATGGCGGTGTGTATGTGGGGGCGATGTACTCGCTGGCATTTGTGTCGGACGATGTGGAGTATGTAGTTACCGAAGCCCTTAAAACCATCCCGCAGCAGAGTACCTTCTACCAATGCATGGCGGATGTGATTAAATGGCACAAGCAGTATCCCGACGACTGGAAGCAGACCTGGTTCGAGTGCGAGAAGAAATGGAGTCAGGATATCGGTTGTCCGGACGGCGTGTTTGTTCCGCTTAACATAGATGCCGTTATAAACAGTGCTTACATCGTGATTGGCTTGCTGTACGGCGAAGGCGACTTCTACAAGACGATGGACATATCCACCCGTTGCGGTCAGGATTCCGACTGTAATCCGGCCTCAGCTGCTGGTATCCTGGGTACCATGATTGGATACGACCGTATACCCGAATATTGGCGAAAGGGGCTTACTAAGGTGGAAGACCGGGCTTTCTCTTATACCGATATCTCCCTGAATAAGGCTTATCAGATGAGTTTCGACCAGGCTCTTCAGGTGGTTCAGCAGAATGGTGGCTCTGTGGCGGGCGACAGTGTTACCATTGTTTGTCAGCTTCCCGAACCTGTACGTTACGAAAAGGCCTTCGAGAATCTGTATCCGGTAACGAAGCAGACTATCAACAAGCCTATCGATCAGGTGGGTGAAGTTGTTTTTGAAGGTACGGGCGTGGTGTTTAAGGGATACCTGCAGTGTGCCGATGCTACCTATGTGGGCAAGGCCGAGATGCGTATAGACGGTGAATTGGTGGAGACTGTAAACCTGCCCGCTTCGTACACTACCCGACGTAACGATCTTTTCTGGAAATATCAGCTGCCTAAAGGAAAACATACGGTTACCTTCAGCTGGCTGAATCCGCGAAAAGATGCTTCAATCAACTACACGGAAGCGGTCATCTATTCCGACTCTCCCAATAAGATTGTACATCAGCCTGCTGCCAAATAA
- a CDS encoding RNA-binding domain-containing protein — MITKENLKHILTNTESYHIERTISIDNTDKFCQAICAFSNDLPGSGKNGYLIIGAHDNGKLSGLKVDDKLLLQISNIRTDGNILPQPLMTVEKISFEDGDILVAEVQPSEFPPVRYRGRVWVRIGPRKSIASEAEEKILTERRLSNIHTFDAMPCLGTTMADLDVSFIKREFLPKAVAEEVLAEDKRPMDEQLASLGFYDLRYNCPTNGAIVLFGNNPERYLHGSYVQYVRFKGKDRAGDIINEHKFSGNLCKELVKIDTFIETSISQKRPIPVSVLREETVSKYPYWATRELLMNAIMHRDYETNAPVQFYEYDDRIEVQNPGGLYGKVSPANFPNVSDYRNPFIAEAMKILGYVNRFSRGVYRVQKELKENGNGDALFDFSLITAFRVIEQVSGKYFDAGFGADDNHGHAKKAQEKPKKSPRKAQEKPKNIQAEIIEIIRSNPHISRKEMASLLDSTPYSVKYHLGQLTNKGIIKHEGATKAGKWVILLNLD; from the coding sequence ATGATTACCAAAGAAAATCTCAAACATATCCTCACAAATACAGAAAGTTATCATATTGAACGAACAATTTCGATCGACAATACTGATAAATTCTGTCAGGCAATCTGTGCATTCTCTAACGACCTTCCAGGAAGCGGTAAGAACGGCTACTTGATTATTGGTGCACATGACAACGGGAAACTTTCTGGATTAAAAGTTGATGATAAATTATTGTTGCAAATCAGCAATATAAGAACAGACGGCAATATTTTACCTCAGCCTTTAATGACTGTCGAAAAGATTAGCTTTGAAGATGGTGATATATTGGTTGCCGAAGTACAACCATCAGAATTTCCGCCAGTACGTTATCGGGGACGTGTTTGGGTGCGTATTGGGCCACGCAAAAGCATTGCTTCAGAAGCCGAAGAAAAAATATTGACCGAACGACGGCTTTCAAATATCCATACTTTCGATGCTATGCCTTGCTTAGGAACAACGATGGCAGATTTAGATGTGTCCTTTATAAAAAGAGAATTCCTGCCTAAAGCTGTAGCCGAAGAAGTATTAGCAGAAGATAAACGTCCGATGGATGAACAATTGGCTTCGCTCGGTTTCTACGATTTACGCTATAATTGTCCGACTAATGGTGCTATTGTTTTGTTTGGCAATAACCCTGAAAGATATTTACATGGCTCGTATGTACAATATGTACGATTCAAAGGTAAAGACAGGGCAGGCGACATCATCAATGAACATAAATTCAGCGGAAATCTTTGTAAAGAACTCGTCAAGATAGATACCTTCATTGAAACAAGTATTTCACAAAAACGGCCTATTCCCGTCAGCGTACTGAGGGAAGAAACAGTTTCTAAATATCCGTATTGGGCTACTCGTGAACTCCTCATGAATGCTATTATGCACCGTGACTATGAAACAAATGCTCCGGTGCAATTCTATGAATACGATGACCGGATAGAGGTACAAAACCCTGGTGGATTATATGGCAAAGTCAGCCCTGCCAATTTTCCGAATGTAAGCGATTACCGCAATCCGTTCATTGCTGAAGCAATGAAGATATTAGGGTATGTAAACCGGTTCAGTCGTGGCGTTTATCGTGTACAAAAGGAATTGAAAGAAAATGGCAACGGAGATGCTTTATTCGATTTCTCGTTGATTACGGCTTTCCGGGTAATTGAACAGGTTTCGGGAAAGTACTTTGATGCAGGATTTGGGGCAGATGATAATCATGGACACGCTAAAAAAGCCCAAGAAAAGCCCAAGAAAAGCCCAAGAAAAGCCCAAGAAAAGCCCAAGAACATTCAAGCAGAAATTATAGAAATAATAAGATCTAATCCACATATAAGCCGCAAAGAAATGGCTTCATTGCTGGATAGCACACCTTATAGTGTAAAATATCACTTGGGACAACTAACGAACAAAGGGATCATTAAACATGAGGGCGCAACAAAAGCCGGAAAGTGGGTCATTCTATTAAACCTAGATTGA
- a CDS encoding erythromycin esterase family protein, with product MKFDSGGVYPWMDNLAYVSCSMPGYAESSDRPLLRKMYTKGFPFTDRLRSELYQRILLPIHSENEGRIEVECKGQNLKSVSLLLDGISREEKIVCSDTIQFIPDTCLSTVSHKFALNNVELLNIRIQAEGVPNESADIIFSGINIWIGGKPIDEFPVREIPTLSLPENISYIPINSHTGEGLGEIDNLKNHRIIGLGESIHGNSSIKNLKNQIILEAIEKQNCRLVLLEMPLEASLAYNRFIHDEKYVIDSLLFPGQLVDSQMQDLLGNLHLYNSRKKEADKVRLLGMDYNSVYSSTQNSSITIFDFVTQLNESGKIPEVDEFALLLLEKDWSAAVAFLKSHQTSIQQLLTADEMDCITHILTLSQKEGEDRAFRIISRDSVMFLNTKFLIEKYSYYPGAKTVICAHTTHLNPVSTYPALTCKPFGAYLKEMYGNDFTSLLFLIANGETIASDLDYYRKYRPLKESPENSMEYLLSSFDATTLFIPLTPDFNKLVVSRFIGSHYSNQEFYPNNLYQRAEGVFFIKGTKQNIKDKSGVLMSEVLNRSVLIYKRRQEVLGEIQKRRISSIGLNLNN from the coding sequence ATGAAATTCGATTCAGGGGGAGTATATCCCTGGATGGACAATCTTGCTTATGTTAGTTGTAGCATGCCAGGATATGCAGAGAGTTCGGATCGACCTTTGCTTAGAAAGATGTATACTAAGGGATTCCCTTTTACAGATCGCTTACGAAGCGAGCTGTATCAAAGAATATTACTGCCCATCCATTCTGAAAATGAAGGACGTATCGAGGTGGAGTGTAAAGGCCAAAATCTTAAATCCGTTTCTCTTCTTTTGGATGGAATCAGCCGGGAAGAAAAGATTGTCTGTTCGGATACCATCCAATTTATTCCCGACACTTGTCTAAGTACAGTATCCCATAAATTTGCCCTGAATAATGTAGAATTGCTGAATATTAGAATACAGGCAGAGGGAGTACCCAATGAAAGTGCAGATATTATTTTTTCCGGAATCAATATTTGGATTGGGGGTAAGCCCATCGACGAATTTCCCGTTCGCGAAATTCCAACCCTTTCGCTGCCGGAGAATATAAGCTATATTCCAATTAATTCTCATACTGGGGAAGGATTGGGAGAGATAGATAACTTGAAAAACCATAGAATTATTGGTTTAGGAGAATCAATACATGGAAATAGTTCAATTAAAAATCTTAAAAATCAAATTATTCTTGAAGCGATTGAAAAACAAAATTGCCGATTGGTCCTTTTGGAGATGCCATTGGAAGCATCGCTTGCCTATAACAGATTTATCCATGATGAAAAATATGTAATAGATTCTTTGTTATTCCCGGGTCAGTTAGTTGATTCTCAGATGCAAGATTTGTTAGGAAACCTGCATTTGTATAATTCTCGAAAAAAGGAAGCGGATAAAGTTCGGCTATTGGGAATGGATTATAACTCGGTCTATTCGTCCACTCAAAATTCATCCATCACCATTTTCGATTTTGTAACACAACTAAATGAATCTGGTAAAATACCTGAAGTTGATGAATTTGCCCTTTTGCTTTTGGAAAAAGATTGGTCTGCGGCGGTAGCATTTCTTAAATCGCATCAAACATCAATCCAACAACTGTTAACTGCAGATGAGATGGATTGTATTACCCATATTCTTACCCTTTCACAAAAGGAGGGTGAGGATCGGGCTTTTCGAATTATTAGCAGAGACTCCGTTATGTTTTTGAATACAAAGTTTCTAATTGAAAAGTATTCCTATTATCCGGGTGCGAAGACAGTTATTTGTGCTCATACAACGCATTTAAATCCTGTTTCTACCTATCCTGCTCTAACTTGTAAACCCTTTGGGGCTTACCTGAAAGAGATGTATGGGAATGATTTTACATCCTTGCTGTTCCTGATCGCTAATGGAGAGACGATTGCGAGTGATTTGGATTATTACAGAAAGTATCGTCCTTTGAAAGAATCACCCGAAAACAGCATGGAGTACTTGCTGAGCTCCTTTGATGCAACTACTTTATTTATTCCATTAACCCCTGATTTCAATAAATTGGTAGTATCGAGGTTTATAGGAAGTCACTATAGTAATCAAGAGTTTTATCCCAATAATTTATATCAACGGGCTGAAGGTGTGTTTTTTATAAAGGGTACCAAGCAGAATATAAAAGATAAGAGTGGTGTTTTAATGAGTGAAGTGCTCAATAGATCTGTTTTAATTTATAAACGAAGACAAGAAGTTCTGGGAGAGATTCAGAAACGCAGAATCTCTTCTATTGGACTCAATCTGAATAATTAA
- the rluF gene encoding 23S rRNA pseudouridine(2604) synthase RluF — protein MEIRLNKLICESGLCSRREADTMIEQGRVLVNDKTAEIGSKVNYSDRIKVDGVLLKRREETVYIALNKPPGITCTTDPTERDNVVDYVNFPSRIFNIGRLDKPSEGLLLLTNDGSIVNKILRESNDHDKEYVVTVDKPITPEFITRMTNGVPILGTITKKCKMVQETDTRFQITITQGLNRQIRRMCEALGYEVIKLKRTRIMNIRLDKLPSGEWRFLSDEELATLNKLLENSVETAAPAKKKQATSVRKADTPKAAAPEKLKTRFTFSAQEKEQKTKPANRTAKSGGTGSKERIGKSLPASAKANNSGPRASKGPAQSGGRAGRQGAGGGRPSGGNRSSSGGGNTRSNRSGGATRKSGSGRR, from the coding sequence ATGGAAATCAGATTAAACAAACTTATTTGCGAGTCAGGCCTATGTTCCCGTCGTGAAGCAGATACAATGATCGAACAAGGTCGCGTACTGGTAAACGATAAAACTGCCGAGATCGGATCGAAAGTAAACTACAGCGACCGTATCAAAGTGGATGGTGTCCTTCTTAAACGCAGGGAGGAGACCGTTTACATTGCGCTTAACAAACCGCCCGGCATTACCTGCACAACCGATCCCACCGAACGCGACAACGTGGTGGATTATGTAAACTTTCCTTCCCGTATTTTCAATATCGGGAGATTAGACAAACCTTCGGAGGGGCTGTTGCTTCTAACCAACGACGGCAGCATCGTGAACAAGATATTACGTGAGTCAAACGATCACGACAAAGAATATGTTGTAACGGTGGATAAACCCATCACTCCCGAGTTTATTACCAGGATGACCAACGGAGTACCTATCCTGGGTACAATTACAAAAAAGTGCAAGATGGTACAGGAAACCGACACAAGGTTCCAGATTACCATCACACAGGGACTGAACCGGCAAATCAGACGTATGTGTGAGGCTCTTGGATACGAGGTAATAAAGCTGAAGCGTACCCGCATTATGAACATCCGTCTGGATAAGCTTCCTTCGGGAGAATGGCGTTTCCTTTCGGATGAAGAGCTGGCTACCTTGAACAAATTGCTGGAAAACTCCGTTGAAACGGCTGCTCCGGCAAAGAAGAAACAGGCGACCTCCGTGCGGAAAGCCGATACACCCAAGGCAGCTGCTCCGGAGAAACTGAAGACACGTTTTACCTTTTCAGCTCAGGAAAAAGAGCAGAAAACTAAACCGGCAAACCGGACTGCCAAATCGGGAGGAACCGGTAGCAAAGAGCGGATAGGTAAATCGCTTCCCGCCTCGGCCAAGGCAAACAACAGCGGACCACGTGCTTCCAAAGGTCCGGCACAATCCGGCGGAAGAGCAGGCCGACAAGGCGCAGGTGGCGGCAGACCGTCAGGCGGCAACCGTTCCAGTTCCGGTGGAGGAAACACCCGCAGCAACCGTTCGGGCGGTGCAACACGTAAATCGGGTTCTGGCAGAAGATAG
- a CDS encoding dihydroorotase, translating into MKQLLIKNAQIINEGRTYTGSVLVKGDKIAAVYEGAVPPEAMGGGQVIDATGKWLIPGAIDDQVHFREPGVTHKGDISSESRAAVAGGVTTFMDMPNTNPQTTTLAELEWKLNRGAETSAANYSFFFGGTNDNMDEIRKVDPTRIPGLKLFLGSSTGNMLVDNPATLETIFGEAGMLIAIHAEKEEVIKRNKAHYVALHGEELDITFHSKIRDEEACYESSAEAVALAKRLNTRLHILHLSTAKEMELLDNSLPLSEKQITGEVCVHHLWFTDADYATYGNRIKWNPSVKTLADREALIEAVNNNKIDIVATDHAPHLLSEKEGSCLKAASGGPLVQHSVVAMLELAKQGRFTVEKVVEKMAHMPAELFKIDRRGYIRPGYYADLVLIDPEANWTVGKENILYKCGWSPFEGYTFHHKVLRTFVNGQQVYNNGVIDDSIRGTEVAYLV; encoded by the coding sequence ATGAAACAACTTTTAATAAAAAATGCCCAAATCATAAACGAAGGGCGCACCTATACAGGCTCTGTTCTGGTTAAGGGAGATAAGATAGCCGCTGTTTACGAAGGTGCGGTTCCTCCCGAAGCTATGGGCGGGGGACAAGTAATCGATGCCACCGGCAAATGGTTGATTCCGGGAGCCATAGACGATCAGGTACATTTTCGCGAACCGGGTGTTACGCACAAGGGAGATATTTCCAGCGAGAGCCGTGCTGCGGTTGCAGGGGGGGTGACCACCTTTATGGATATGCCCAATACAAATCCGCAGACTACCACGCTGGCCGAGCTGGAATGGAAACTAAACCGGGGGGCAGAGACGTCGGCTGCCAACTACTCCTTTTTCTTTGGCGGTACAAACGATAACATGGACGAGATACGTAAGGTGGATCCTACTCGTATTCCGGGATTGAAGTTGTTCCTGGGCTCATCTACCGGCAACATGCTTGTGGATAATCCGGCTACATTGGAAACTATTTTTGGCGAAGCCGGGATGCTTATCGCCATTCACGCAGAAAAGGAAGAGGTGATTAAACGCAACAAAGCGCATTACGTGGCCTTGCATGGCGAAGAGCTTGATATCACGTTCCACAGCAAGATCAGAGACGAAGAGGCCTGCTATGAATCGTCGGCCGAGGCGGTTGCCTTGGCTAAACGTCTGAATACGCGCCTGCATATCCTGCATCTTTCTACTGCAAAAGAGATGGAGCTGCTGGACAACAGTCTGCCGCTTTCAGAAAAGCAGATCACCGGCGAGGTATGTGTGCATCATCTGTGGTTTACCGATGCAGATTATGCCACCTACGGAAACCGTATCAAATGGAATCCGTCTGTTAAAACACTGGCAGACCGTGAGGCATTGATTGAAGCCGTAAATAATAATAAAATAGATATTGTGGCCACCGATCACGCGCCGCATCTGCTTTCGGAGAAAGAGGGCAGTTGTCTTAAGGCAGCTTCGGGCGGACCGCTGGTACAACATTCGGTAGTTGCTATGCTTGAGCTTGCTAAACAGGGCCGCTTCACCGTCGAGAAGGTGGTTGAGAAGATGGCTCACATGCCGGCAGAGTTGTTCAAGATCGACCGCCGCGGGTATATTCGTCCGGGTTATTATGCCGACCTTGTCTTAATTGATCCGGAAGCAAACTGGACGGTTGGTAAGGAGAATATACTATACAAATGCGGTTGGTCTCCTTTCGAAGGCTATACGTTCCACCACAAGGTGCTGCGTACCTTTGTAAACGGCCAGCAAGTATACAACAACGGAGTAATAGACGATTCCATCCGTGGGACGGAGGTAGCATACCTGGTTTAA
- a CDS encoding YybH family protein: MDKRSISETIIALEKEAMQAWIKGDPTPFLELYSKDFSYFDPDQQLRLDGFDKIKDLYESMRGTVLMDNFEMINPLVQLSDSMVVLSYNLNIYLGEKLWEENFTSVYRLEDDQWKVIHCHVSQTKPPTPWA, translated from the coding sequence ATGGACAAACGTAGCATTTCCGAAACAATCATAGCTCTCGAGAAAGAGGCTATGCAGGCGTGGATCAAAGGTGATCCAACTCCCTTTCTTGAACTTTATTCGAAAGATTTCAGCTATTTCGATCCGGATCAGCAATTGAGGCTGGATGGGTTCGATAAGATTAAAGATCTGTACGAAAGTATGCGGGGAACAGTTCTGATGGATAATTTCGAAATGATCAATCCCCTGGTGCAATTGTCTGATTCAATGGTGGTACTCTCTTACAATCTGAACATCTACTTGGGCGAAAAGCTTTGGGAAGAAAACTTTACATCCGTCTATCGTTTGGAAGACGATCAATGGAAAGTTATCCACTGTCATGTTTCGCAGACTAAACCACCTACTCCCTGGGCTTAG
- the rpiB gene encoding ribose 5-phosphate isomerase B, giving the protein MKKIGICSDHAGYELKEYLKQVMDEKGISWQDFGTNSAESTDYPDYAHPMANAIEAGEVYPGIGICGSGNGIAMTLNKHQGVRAAISWEPELARLGRAHNDANVLVLPARFISNEEAKKVLEAFLSTPFDGGRHEKRICKIPVR; this is encoded by the coding sequence ATGAAAAAAATAGGAATTTGCAGTGATCACGCCGGTTACGAGCTGAAAGAGTATCTGAAGCAAGTAATGGATGAAAAGGGTATTTCCTGGCAGGACTTCGGCACAAACTCTGCCGAAAGCACCGATTATCCCGACTATGCCCATCCCATGGCCAATGCCATCGAAGCAGGCGAAGTATATCCGGGTATCGGTATATGCGGCTCGGGCAACGGTATAGCCATGACGCTTAATAAACATCAGGGAGTCCGTGCTGCCATCAGCTGGGAACCGGAACTTGCCCGTCTGGGTCGTGCACACAACGACGCCAACGTGCTGGTGCTTCCTGCCCGTTTTATAAGCAACGAAGAGGCTAAAAAGGTACTCGAAGCGTTTCTTTCAACCCCTTTCGACGGTGGTCGTCATGAAAAAAGAATTTGCAAGATTCCGGTGCGATAA
- a CDS encoding energy transducer TonB gives MRTIFVFIYSLLIISSLPAQESGIRDKSAVLENRSVADNGLSKLRQNENRLDSMWRKEKNWNLGFTRIDGKDTGTIELPKWAKWDYDLDRYFFSQMKYPPQLLAKSKAGYSVIMFSIDTMGLPSDIDILKSTHKYFDNEVVRLIKELPHCLPSRDENGKRMRCLYTVYVPFLPQRYRDRIIADSIEAEKLKHLWVDWQIMSKFQDGKESTIKDYIYQRLEYDPSLLGDQKQARGVYSAKIDSYGEVTEVRVLRSCGIEAWDNQVLQILKGMPRWTPETYIGGKGEYRSSNWTVPVTFSNN, from the coding sequence ATGAGAACAATCTTTGTATTCATTTATTCACTTCTGATTATTAGCTCCCTTCCGGCACAGGAAAGTGGCATCAGGGATAAGTCGGCAGTGTTGGAAAACCGGTCTGTTGCGGATAACGGCTTGTCGAAGTTGCGGCAAAACGAAAATCGTTTGGATAGCATGTGGCGCAAAGAGAAAAACTGGAATCTTGGCTTTACAAGGATAGACGGCAAAGATACGGGAACCATAGAGCTTCCCAAATGGGCAAAATGGGATTACGATTTAGACAGATACTTCTTTTCTCAAATGAAATATCCGCCACAGCTTTTAGCAAAGAGTAAAGCCGGGTACTCCGTTATAATGTTTTCTATCGATACCATGGGGCTACCCAGCGATATAGACATCTTGAAGTCTACCCATAAATATTTTGACAATGAGGTTGTTAGGTTGATTAAAGAGCTTCCGCACTGTCTGCCCTCCAGGGATGAAAATGGCAAACGGATGAGGTGTCTTTATACCGTATATGTCCCCTTCTTGCCTCAACGTTACAGAGACAGGATAATAGCGGACAGTATAGAAGCAGAAAAACTGAAACACCTTTGGGTGGATTGGCAAATCATGTCAAAATTTCAAGACGGAAAAGAATCAACCATTAAAGACTATATCTATCAACGTCTTGAGTACGATCCTTCTCTGTTAGGAGACCAAAAGCAAGCAAGAGGTGTTTACTCGGCTAAGATTGACTCGTATGGAGAAGTGACTGAAGTCAGAGTCTTACGAAGTTGTGGCATAGAAGCATGGGACAATCAAGTGTTGCAAATACTCAAAGGTATGCCCCGGTGGACACCTGAAACCTATATTGGGGGGAAAGGGGAATATCGAAGTTCCAATTGGACGGTTCCAGTCACTTTTAGTAATAACTAA
- a CDS encoding polyprenol monophosphomannose synthase translates to MSDSIVIIPTYNEKENIEQIIRTVFKLEKIFHILIIDDGSPDGTAAIVKTLQQEFPDRLFMIERKGKQGLGTAYITGFKWCLSHGYDYIFEMDADFSHNPNDLIKLYKACAEQGADVSIGSRYCNGVNVVNWPLGRVLMSYFASVYVRLVTGMHVQDTTAGFKCYRREVLETIDLDRIQFKGYAFQIEMKFTAYKCGFKVVEVPIIFINRELGVSKMNSSIFGEALFGVLELKWWSFFRKYPRKLN, encoded by the coding sequence ATGTCCGACAGCATTGTGATTATTCCCACTTATAACGAAAAGGAAAATATTGAACAGATTATCCGCACCGTTTTTAAACTGGAAAAGATATTCCATATACTGATTATTGATGATGGTTCGCCCGATGGAACTGCCGCGATTGTAAAAACGTTGCAGCAGGAGTTTCCGGACCGCCTTTTTATGATTGAACGCAAAGGCAAACAGGGGCTGGGCACGGCCTATATCACAGGCTTTAAATGGTGTTTGAGTCACGGATACGACTATATATTCGAGATGGATGCCGACTTTAGTCACAATCCCAACGACCTTATCAAGCTCTATAAGGCTTGTGCGGAACAAGGTGCCGATGTTTCGATCGGCTCCAGGTATTGCAACGGGGTGAATGTGGTAAACTGGCCTTTGGGACGGGTGCTGATGTCTTATTTCGCCTCAGTATATGTGCGCCTTGTTACCGGTATGCATGTGCAGGATACCACCGCAGGCTTTAAATGCTACCGCCGTGAGGTACTGGAAACCATCGACCTGGACCGGATTCAGTTTAAGGGATATGCTTTTCAGATTGAGATGAAATTTACGGCTTATAAATGCGGATTCAAGGTTGTTGAGGTGCCCATCATCTTTATCAACCGCGAACTGGGGGTTAGCAAAATGAATTCTTCCATTTTCGGCGAAGCGCTGTTTGGCGTGCTGGAGCTTAAATGGTGGAGTTTCTTCCGCAAATATCCCCGGAAACTAAACTAA